From a region of the bacterium genome:
- a CDS encoding HEPN domain-containing protein, with the protein MEDEEKAWLEFARRDLGAAQGLISLKYYVNACIDAQQAAEKALKAFILAKGKAIPKTHNLCGVDPARRRGGIRGHSSGTEKAVEILRSPTLPGYRQRLTESGIPFSKRRFESCENG; encoded by the coding sequence ATGGAAGATGAAGAAAAAGCGTGGCTCGAATTCGCGCGAAGGGACCTCGGCGCGGCTCAAGGCCTGATTAGTCTAAAATATTACGTAAACGCCTGTATTGACGCTCAGCAAGCGGCCGAAAAAGCGTTAAAAGCGTTTATCTTAGCGAAAGGCAAGGCCATCCCAAAAACCCATAACTTATGTGGAGTTGACCCGGCTCGCCGGCGCGGGGGAATTCGCGGCCATAGCAGCGGAACTGAAAAAGCTGTCGAAATATTACGTTCCCCTACGTTACCCGGATACCGTCAACGGCTTACCGAAAGCGGAATTCCCTTCTCGAAAAGACGTTTTGAAAGCTGTGAAAACGGCTAA
- a CDS encoding nucleotidyltransferase domain-containing protein yields MITAAHKKRKAALEAELARVLPLLIDEYGAEKVIIFGSLATGEIGEWSDIDLVVIKKTRKKFFDRLDDVITLTDPHVGIDFFVYTPVEFAALCEKRRFFREEVLAKGRVIYGR; encoded by the coding sequence ATGATTACCGCCGCACACAAAAAACGGAAGGCCGCGCTGGAGGCGGAGCTCGCCCGCGTCCTCCCGCTTCTCATAGACGAGTACGGCGCGGAGAAGGTAATCATCTTCGGCTCGCTCGCCACCGGCGAAATCGGCGAGTGGTCGGATATTGATTTGGTGGTTATAAAAAAAACGCGCAAAAAGTTCTTCGACCGGCTGGACGACGTTATAACGCTAACTGACCCCCACGTTGGCATAGATTTTTTTGTCTATACGCCCGTGGAGTTCGCGGCGTTGTGCGAGAAAAGGCGGTTCTTCCGGGAGGAAGTTCTCGCAAAGGGGCGCGTTATTTATGGAAGATGA